The Raphanus sativus cultivar WK10039 unplaced genomic scaffold, ASM80110v3 Scaffold0951, whole genome shotgun sequence genome window below encodes:
- the LOC130503427 gene encoding pathogenesis-related protein PR-1-like: protein MAPPKPMNGVSVAIAALILLLVACCHCVDANDQQQFMAPQNAARAHLRLRPLVWDAKLARYAQWWANQRRGDCALIHSNGPYGENLFWGSGNSWSPAQAANGWLSEARSYNYYSNSCKSEMCGHYTQIVWKSTQRIGCAHVICNGGGGVFLACSYDPPGNFLGRRPY, encoded by the coding sequence ATGGCTCCTCCTAAACCCATGAATGGTGTTTCGGTTGCAATCGCGGCTCTCATACTACTACTTGTAGCATGTTGTCATTGCGTTGATGCAAACGATCAACAACAATTCATGGCTCCACAAAACGCAGCAAGGGCTCACTTGAGGCTCAGACCGCTAGTGTGGGACGCCAAACTAGCCCGTTACGCGCAATGGTGGGCCAACCAGAGACGGGGTGACTGCGCCTTGATCCATTCGAATGGACCATACGGTGAGAATCTATTCTGGGGCTCAGGAAATAGCTGGAGCCCGGCTCAAGCCGCCAATGGATGGTTGTCGGAAGCAAGGAGCTATAACTATTACTCTAACTCGTGTAAGTCCGAGATGTGTGGTCATTACACGCAGATTGTGTGGAAGAGCACGCAGAGGATTGGCTGCGCTCATGTGATCTGTAATGGTGGAGGTGGCGTGTTCTTGGCGTGCAGTTATGATCCACCGGGGAACTTTCTTGGTAGGAGACCTTATTGA